The Polypterus senegalus isolate Bchr_013 chromosome 1, ASM1683550v1, whole genome shotgun sequence genome includes a window with the following:
- the LOC120518909 gene encoding RIIa domain-containing protein 1-like: MDLRRAMEARDIGALSQMQQEQLGKFKIDTRIDNEKYLRSHPEVEILLEEFLREVFMKRPEDIREFAAVHFTDPDLPERIKREMEERKA; encoded by the exons ATGGATCTGAGAAGAGCAATGGAAGCGCGGGACATCGGCGCACTAAGCCAAATGCAACAGGAGCAGCTTGGCAAATTCAAG atTGATACAAGAATTGACAATGAGAAATATCTGCGCTCTCATCCTGAAGTGGAGATTTTATTGGAGGAATTTCTCAG AGAGGTATTTATGAAGAGACCCGAAGATATTCGGGAGTTTGCAGCAG tacatttcacagacccaGACCTGCCAGAAAGAATTAAGAGGgaaatggaagaaagaaaagcatGA